A region from the Desulfoglaeba alkanexedens ALDC genome encodes:
- the secG gene encoding preprotein translocase subunit SecG yields MQTLVIVFHVVACLALIFIVLLQRGRGAEMGASFGGSSQTLFGSTGGTTFLGKLTTLAAVGFMLTCLTLAYLSGRPDTASVMEQMPVKEQPPIPEAKPVQPEIPAIPVAPLERSTAEKAPQAADQAASAENRVPEPASSGEPAKKTAGGGQSQ; encoded by the coding sequence ATGCAGACCTTGGTGATTGTTTTTCATGTCGTGGCGTGCCTGGCACTGATCTTTATCGTGCTTCTCCAGCGGGGCCGGGGAGCCGAAATGGGGGCGTCCTTCGGCGGGAGTTCCCAGACGCTTTTCGGGAGCACCGGCGGCACCACCTTCTTGGGGAAACTTACGACCCTGGCCGCGGTGGGCTTCATGCTCACATGCCTCACCCTGGCCTACCTTTCCGGGCGCCCCGACACGGCGTCGGTGATGGAGCAGATGCCGGTGAAGGAACAGCCCCCGATTCCGGAAGCCAAGCCGGTCCAGCCGGAGATCCCGGCGATACCGGTGGCCCCGCTCGAACGTTCGACGGCGGAAAAGGCCCCTCAGGCGGCCGATCAAGCGGCTTCGGCGGAAAACCGCGTCCCCGAGCCGGCTTCGTCCGGCGAACCCGCCAAGAAAACGGCAGGCGGCGGGCAGTCTCAATAA
- the tpiA gene encoding triose-phosphate isomerase, translating into MSSKKTLIAANWKMHKTVEEAVAFVGELRDAVGSPDDREVLLTPPFTALWAVRVAVSEAGFSLGAQNCHWEPQGAFTGEISPPMLKDVGCGYVLVGHSERRHIFGETDAMAQKKVAAVFREGMTPVLCIGETLEEREAGKTFDVVARQLQEGLGAVSKSDFPRVVVAYEPVWAIGTGKTATPAQAQEVHAFIRERLASHTDKSVANEVRILYGGSVKPDNVDRLMAEPDIDGLLVGGASLKASSFSRIVRYQIPGDVT; encoded by the coding sequence ATGAGTTCCAAAAAGACGCTGATCGCCGCCAACTGGAAGATGCACAAGACGGTGGAAGAGGCCGTCGCGTTCGTGGGAGAACTCCGAGATGCCGTGGGCTCCCCGGATGACCGGGAGGTGCTCCTCACACCGCCGTTTACGGCGCTTTGGGCCGTCCGGGTCGCCGTTTCGGAGGCGGGCTTTTCCCTGGGCGCTCAGAACTGCCACTGGGAACCCCAAGGGGCCTTCACGGGGGAAATTTCTCCACCCATGCTCAAAGACGTGGGCTGTGGGTACGTCCTCGTGGGGCACTCGGAACGGCGCCACATCTTCGGGGAAACGGACGCCATGGCGCAAAAGAAGGTGGCTGCCGTTTTCCGGGAAGGCATGACACCGGTTCTGTGTATCGGCGAAACCTTGGAAGAACGGGAAGCCGGAAAAACTTTCGACGTGGTCGCCCGGCAGCTGCAAGAAGGCCTCGGGGCGGTTTCGAAAAGCGACTTTCCCCGGGTGGTGGTCGCCTATGAACCCGTCTGGGCCATCGGCACGGGAAAAACCGCGACTCCGGCCCAGGCCCAGGAAGTCCATGCCTTTATCCGGGAACGGCTGGCCTCCCACACCGATAAATCGGTTGCAAATGAAGTGAGAATATTGTATGGAGGCTCGGTCAAACCGGACAATGTGGATCGACTCATGGCGGAACCCGATATCGACGGACTCTTGGTCGGGGGAGCCAGTCTCAAGGCTTCGAGCTTCAGCCGCATCGTCCGGTATCAAATTCCTGGAGACGTGACTTAG
- a CDS encoding phosphoglycerate kinase: protein MKTLDQVDLSGKRVFLRVDFNVPLSKDRASVTDDRRIRAILPSLEKIRGSGGKAVLASHLGRPKGQRIPEYSLKPVAAHLSKILGRDVPLASDCVGDDVKRLVEALQPGEAILLENLRFHPGEEKNDPDFSRRLAELADVYVNDAFAVSHRAHASVEGITHHVPVCAAGYQLEKELHAFREAMEDPKRPLALVIAGAKVSTKIGLLENLIPRIDLLVIGGAMANTFLKQKGFGVGRSLVEDDHLQTAGNLLEKAAERGVRVLLPVDVVVAPSLEEGASARVVPVNEVPADAMVFDVGPKTMAAIREALSTCHTIVWNGPMGVFETPPFHRATFELAEFLGRSEAFTVVGGGDSASAVDKAGAAEKVSYVSTGGGAFLEMLEGKTLPGVAALEECSRKS, encoded by the coding sequence ATGAAGACGCTCGATCAGGTGGATCTTTCTGGCAAGAGGGTATTTCTCCGGGTGGACTTCAACGTCCCCCTGAGCAAGGACAGGGCATCGGTCACCGACGACCGGCGCATCCGGGCGATCCTTCCGAGTCTGGAAAAGATCCGAGGCAGCGGGGGCAAAGCCGTTCTTGCTTCACACCTCGGGCGCCCCAAGGGACAGCGGATTCCCGAGTATTCCCTGAAACCCGTGGCCGCACACCTTTCAAAGATCTTGGGCCGTGACGTGCCGCTGGCTTCTGACTGCGTGGGAGACGACGTAAAGCGGCTGGTGGAAGCGCTTCAGCCCGGAGAGGCGATCCTGCTCGAAAACCTCCGGTTTCACCCAGGAGAAGAAAAGAACGACCCGGATTTTTCACGCCGCTTGGCGGAACTGGCCGACGTTTACGTCAATGACGCCTTCGCCGTCTCACACCGAGCCCACGCATCCGTGGAGGGGATCACCCACCACGTGCCCGTATGCGCGGCGGGCTACCAGTTGGAAAAGGAACTCCATGCCTTCCGGGAAGCCATGGAAGACCCGAAACGCCCGCTCGCGCTCGTGATCGCGGGCGCCAAGGTCTCCACCAAGATCGGCCTCCTGGAAAACCTCATCCCCCGCATCGACCTTCTCGTGATCGGGGGAGCCATGGCCAACACCTTTCTCAAGCAAAAGGGCTTCGGTGTGGGGCGGTCCCTGGTGGAAGACGATCACCTCCAGACCGCCGGGAACCTCCTGGAAAAGGCAGCAGAACGAGGAGTCCGCGTGCTTTTGCCTGTAGATGTGGTGGTGGCTCCCAGTCTCGAAGAAGGCGCCTCGGCGCGGGTGGTTCCCGTGAATGAAGTGCCCGCCGACGCCATGGTGTTCGACGTGGGGCCGAAAACCATGGCGGCGATTCGGGAAGCGCTGAGCACGTGCCACACCATCGTCTGGAACGGTCCCATGGGGGTCTTCGAAACCCCGCCCTTTCATCGGGCCACCTTCGAACTGGCGGAATTTCTCGGGCGGTCGGAGGCCTTCACGGTGGTGGGGGGAGGCGATTCGGCCAGCGCGGTGGACAAGGCGGGGGCGGCGGAAAAGGTGAGCTACGTGTCCACCGGCGGCGGTGCGTTCCTCGAGATGCTCGAAGGGAAGACGCTGCCCGGAGTCGCCGCCCTGGAGGAATGTTCTCGGAAGTCTTGA
- the gap gene encoding type I glyceraldehyde-3-phosphate dehydrogenase yields the protein MAVRVAINGFGRIGRTLYKVNAERETPLDVVAINDLGAPDDLAHLLTYDSVHGVWKRDIRVEGETLVVDGKATQCLKIADPAQAPWKDLKVDIVLEASGRFRDRESCRKHLDSGARKVIVSAPGKGMDATFVMGVNHDQYDPARHHLVSNASCTTNCLAPVVRVLHDRFEIEHGLMTTIHSYTMDQRILDALHKDRRRARAAALSMIPTTTGAAVAVAEVIPELKGKLDGMAIRVPTPNVSLVDFVCRVSRNVSRDEVNGAFKEASEGLLKGILRYVTEELVSVDFNHSPYSSCVDAALTSVLEGRLVKVLSWYDNEFGFSNRMVDLAIHMGKLLE from the coding sequence ATGGCCGTTAGAGTGGCAATCAACGGGTTTGGAAGAATCGGTCGAACGCTTTACAAAGTGAATGCGGAACGCGAAACGCCTTTGGACGTGGTGGCCATCAACGACCTGGGGGCTCCCGACGACCTGGCCCACCTTTTGACCTACGACTCGGTCCATGGTGTCTGGAAGCGGGACATCCGCGTGGAAGGCGAAACCCTGGTGGTGGATGGAAAAGCCACCCAGTGCCTCAAGATCGCCGATCCCGCCCAAGCCCCCTGGAAGGACCTCAAGGTGGACATCGTGCTGGAAGCCAGCGGGCGTTTCCGCGACCGCGAATCGTGCCGGAAACACCTGGACTCGGGCGCCCGCAAGGTTATCGTCAGCGCTCCGGGAAAAGGCATGGACGCCACCTTCGTCATGGGCGTGAACCATGACCAGTACGACCCGGCCCGCCATCACCTGGTCTCCAACGCTTCGTGCACCACCAACTGCCTGGCCCCCGTCGTCCGAGTCCTGCACGACCGCTTCGAAATCGAACACGGCCTAATGACCACCATCCATTCCTACACGATGGACCAGCGCATCCTGGACGCCCTCCACAAGGACCGCCGGCGGGCCCGGGCAGCCGCCCTTTCCATGATTCCCACCACCACCGGAGCCGCCGTGGCCGTCGCGGAAGTCATCCCCGAACTGAAAGGCAAACTGGACGGGATGGCCATCCGCGTCCCCACCCCCAACGTTTCGCTCGTGGACTTCGTTTGCCGGGTGAGTCGCAACGTCTCCAGGGATGAGGTGAACGGGGCCTTCAAGGAAGCGTCCGAAGGCCTTCTGAAGGGCATCCTGCGGTACGTCACCGAAGAACTGGTATCGGTGGATTTCAACCATTCCCCTTATTCGTCCTGCGTGGACGCGGCCCTGACTTCGGTTCTGGAAGGCCGCCTTGTCAAGGTGCTCAGCTGGTACGACAACGAATTCGGCTTTTCCAACCGCATGGTGGACCTTGCGATCCACATGGGAAAACTCCTCGAATGA